The proteins below are encoded in one region of Flammeovirga kamogawensis:
- a CDS encoding sulfatase family protein, with the protein MKRLLIMVVGFILILSTTLLAQKKKPNVLFIISDQHKQAFSGAYGHEIVKTPNIDALAKSGVTFTNAYTPAPVCAPTRAAIVTGMYPYANGAIYHKAPVMNKNGKEVRKEAGVLRATGYHEGLKTVGEIFQSAGYITAAPGKMHVHGELQKNVDPSYPEGNSLGWDETSVRYYTHFPGGHYEDEVGKDAYHRYRQILEYKSNGGSQDLNPQLKPSLVEDHEDNFDMVVAKKAIDFIKERGQDKNNFFLHVGFEKPHLPLTTLQEYYDMYDPESFTMPETAYDWYGKGKYPWIQDWVHNGWPKKDKASAKRIMAAYASCITEMDDMIGRIVTTLKENDLYDNTIIIYTTDHGEHMFEHGLRGKHNMYEAAVKVPFIISYPSELGQGTRNESIVSLIDVMPTITELINKKPSKTAQGVSLVATAKTGKELKDRVVFSEYRAGNYKAFPKQKDLPSRMMRKGNYKYIYTQGIIGQLYDVVKDPLERNNLVLDPEYKDLVNSLCFQTIADWRFQKYSEMDIKKKGKEISWEENGQAESYAVFYSKTLNSQEAELVASTIKETSYEVKNKGYYWVMAMPKLTRTTPHLGENIPVWTTEHSFQLPITNAIKIGGDKGKASK; encoded by the coding sequence ATGAAAAGATTACTTATAATGGTAGTTGGTTTTATTCTGATACTATCAACTACTTTACTAGCACAGAAAAAGAAACCAAATGTTCTATTTATTATTTCTGATCAGCACAAGCAAGCTTTTTCTGGAGCTTATGGTCATGAAATAGTAAAAACACCTAATATTGATGCATTAGCAAAATCTGGAGTTACATTTACAAATGCTTATACGCCAGCACCAGTTTGTGCTCCTACAAGGGCTGCTATTGTTACTGGAATGTACCCTTATGCAAATGGAGCAATTTATCATAAAGCTCCTGTAATGAACAAGAATGGTAAAGAGGTAAGAAAAGAAGCTGGTGTTTTAAGAGCAACTGGCTACCACGAAGGATTAAAAACAGTTGGAGAAATTTTTCAATCTGCTGGATACATAACTGCAGCTCCTGGTAAAATGCATGTACATGGTGAGTTACAAAAAAATGTAGATCCAAGTTATCCAGAAGGTAATTCTTTAGGATGGGATGAAACATCTGTGCGTTATTACACACATTTTCCTGGTGGACATTATGAAGATGAAGTAGGTAAGGATGCTTATCATAGATACCGTCAGATTCTTGAATATAAATCAAATGGTGGAAGCCAAGATTTAAATCCACAATTAAAGCCATCTTTAGTAGAAGACCATGAGGATAATTTTGATATGGTTGTTGCAAAAAAAGCAATTGATTTTATTAAAGAAAGAGGGCAAGATAAAAATAATTTTTTCTTACATGTAGGTTTTGAAAAGCCGCACTTACCTTTAACAACATTACAGGAGTATTATGATATGTATGATCCTGAATCTTTCACAATGCCAGAAACGGCTTACGATTGGTATGGTAAAGGTAAATACCCTTGGATACAAGACTGGGTACATAATGGATGGCCTAAAAAAGACAAAGCGTCTGCTAAAAGAATAATGGCTGCTTATGCATCATGTATTACAGAAATGGACGATATGATTGGTAGAATTGTTACTACTTTAAAGGAAAATGATTTATACGATAATACAATTATTATTTACACTACAGACCATGGAGAACACATGTTTGAACATGGTTTAAGAGGTAAACACAATATGTATGAGGCTGCTGTAAAAGTACCTTTTATTATTTCTTATCCGTCTGAATTAGGGCAAGGAACTAGAAATGAATCTATTGTAAGTTTAATTGATGTTATGCCGACTATTACTGAGTTAATTAATAAAAAGCCATCAAAAACTGCACAAGGAGTTTCCTTAGTGGCCACTGCAAAAACAGGAAAAGAACTTAAAGACCGCGTTGTGTTTTCTGAGTACAGAGCTGGTAATTATAAGGCATTTCCAAAGCAAAAAGATTTACCATCAAGAATGATGAGAAAAGGGAACTACAAATATATTTATACTCAAGGAATTATTGGTCAATTATATGATGTGGTGAAAGACCCTTTAGAAAGAAATAATTTAGTGTTAGACCCTGAATATAAAGATTTAGTAAACAGTTTATGCTTCCAAACAATTGCTGATTGGAGGTTCCAGAAATATTCTGAAATGGATATCAAAAAGAAGGGTAAAGAAATAAGCTGGGAAGAAAATGGACAAGCAGAAAGTTATGCTGTATTTTATAGCAAAACGCTTAATTCTCAGGAAGCAGAATTAGTAGCATCAACTATAAAAGAAACTTCTTATGAAGTAAAAAACAAAGGATATTATTGGGTAATGGCAATGCCAAAATTAACAAGAACGACTCCTCATTTAGGAGAAAATATTCCTGTTTGGACAACAGAACATAGCTTTCAACTTCCTATTACAAATGCAATTAAAATAGGGGGAGACAAGGGGAAAGCTTCAAAATAA
- a CDS encoding SusC/RagA family TonB-linked outer membrane protein yields MKQSLLFILLLLPSLLFAQHRMVNGTVVTSDDSMPLPGCNVTIKGVTKGTITDIDGKFSLLVNDTDVLIFSFIGMASQEVVVKGKTNLSIKMEFDAQQLDEIEVSAGYFDIKKSDITGSITQVGAETLEQSRTTSVENMLSGRVAGVVVSNSGEPGGGVGISIRGTNSMLGGTQPLYVVDGIPIEPLQDAQGNSGAGASQSSLSFLNPNDIQSISVLKDASATALYGARGANGVVVITTKEAKGGKSYDKITGSVEIGISQVANRVDVLDGPGYESFINQKHINEFYRSITNPARDGMVFDGSQELTPENFPEVALLPNQIPYLQSTGVNTNWQDEVFQPAISKNYNLAYRGGTKKGNISLSFGLLDNEGVIVNSDFTRATLNMNVRREMFNGKVTLQSKTNGSYGSGRATSSGNGQFFSDKGVVTNTLTFQPIYAKLEDGQTDDLYAGLNEGQLLSNPYTMATEVQDNKEALTIAQSFILSTDFTDNLSGTVKGAVNYQNSQRQSFYPITTARGRRNNGEASRSSLSNTKLYSEVNLRYQNTFGLHHIDVVGLGTIENRSVESNFNKAFGFPVSQTSYYTFENATDILVPVTNYFDQSMLSGLLRVAYNFNSKYFIDANARIDASSKFSENNKSGLFPAVALAWAVSEESFLKSSDKVNNLKLRASYGKTGNNAIAAYQSMGLMEPVRYNFDGSVAVGYVESNLNNSDLTWETTDQANVGFDLSMFNSRLYVTVDAYYKLTHDLLQNVNLPVSNGYISKVDNFGEVENKGVELTVGYDVISKKDFKWNLTGTFGVNRNKLVSLNNNIEYQLGPKVGPDKVYPSMFMEGKPLGIFWGAETNGIYSDWAQVEQDKMPSAYPGEIRYVNHDAVYDDAGNLADNQQINFDDYVQIGDPNPDFNYSLNSSMNYKNWDFSFLITGQQGGDILWVESWSLDNMGKQFNARTEAFNNAWKAPISIDAEGNPSYTPSIGNTTNAGYPAPVRVSGQRAIASDRQVYDGSYIKLKSMNIGYTLPIQGKKRSIRFYAAGNNLFTITDYPGFDPEVQTYNQNPQRRGIDFGSYPGTRSYIFGLKFNY; encoded by the coding sequence ATGAAACAATCACTACTATTTATACTACTTCTTTTACCTTCTCTACTTTTTGCACAACATAGAATGGTAAACGGAACTGTTGTAACCTCTGACGATAGTATGCCTTTACCTGGGTGTAATGTTACCATTAAAGGAGTTACCAAAGGTACAATTACAGATATTGATGGTAAATTCTCTTTATTGGTAAACGATACAGATGTCTTAATTTTTTCTTTTATAGGAATGGCTTCTCAAGAAGTTGTGGTAAAAGGAAAAACAAATCTTAGTATCAAGATGGAATTTGATGCACAGCAATTAGATGAAATTGAGGTGAGTGCAGGGTATTTTGATATCAAAAAATCTGACATTACAGGTTCTATCACTCAAGTTGGAGCAGAAACTTTAGAACAATCGCGTACAACATCCGTAGAAAATATGCTTTCGGGTAGAGTAGCAGGTGTTGTAGTTTCTAACAGTGGTGAACCTGGTGGCGGAGTTGGTATTTCTATTAGAGGTACAAATTCTATGTTAGGAGGTACACAACCGTTATATGTTGTAGATGGTATTCCGATAGAACCTCTTCAAGATGCTCAGGGTAATAGTGGAGCGGGTGCTTCTCAATCATCATTAAGTTTTTTAAACCCTAATGATATACAGTCTATTTCTGTTTTAAAAGATGCTTCTGCAACGGCACTTTATGGAGCAAGAGGTGCAAATGGAGTTGTGGTTATTACAACAAAAGAAGCAAAAGGTGGAAAATCATACGATAAAATTACAGGTTCTGTAGAGATAGGAATATCTCAGGTAGCCAATAGAGTTGATGTATTAGATGGACCTGGTTACGAAAGTTTTATCAACCAAAAGCACATCAATGAGTTTTATAGAAGCATAACAAACCCTGCAAGAGATGGGATGGTGTTTGATGGTTCTCAGGAGCTTACTCCAGAAAACTTCCCGGAGGTAGCATTACTGCCAAACCAAATACCTTACTTACAATCTACGGGTGTAAATACAAATTGGCAAGATGAAGTTTTTCAACCTGCAATATCAAAAAACTATAACTTGGCGTATAGAGGAGGAACTAAAAAAGGGAATATATCTTTAAGTTTTGGGTTACTTGATAATGAAGGAGTTATTGTAAATTCTGATTTTACAAGAGCAACACTGAACATGAACGTTCGTAGAGAAATGTTTAATGGAAAAGTAACTCTTCAATCTAAAACGAATGGCTCTTACGGTAGTGGCAGAGCAACTTCTTCTGGTAATGGTCAGTTTTTTTCTGATAAAGGTGTAGTAACAAATACATTAACTTTTCAACCTATTTATGCAAAGTTAGAAGATGGTCAAACAGACGATTTGTATGCGGGATTAAATGAAGGGCAACTTCTTTCAAATCCATATACTATGGCAACAGAAGTTCAGGATAACAAAGAGGCTTTAACTATTGCACAATCGTTTATTTTATCAACAGATTTTACAGATAATTTAAGTGGTACAGTAAAAGGCGCGGTGAATTACCAAAACAGCCAAAGACAATCGTTTTATCCTATTACTACAGCAAGAGGCAGAAGAAACAACGGAGAGGCTTCTCGTTCTAGTTTATCAAATACTAAATTATATTCTGAAGTAAACTTACGTTACCAAAATACATTTGGCTTACATCATATTGATGTAGTTGGTTTAGGCACAATAGAAAACAGAAGTGTGGAGTCTAACTTTAACAAAGCCTTTGGTTTTCCGGTTTCTCAAACATCTTACTATACTTTCGAAAACGCAACGGATATTTTAGTTCCAGTTACAAATTACTTTGATCAAAGTATGCTGTCTGGTTTACTTAGAGTGGCTTATAACTTTAACAGTAAATATTTTATTGATGCAAACGCAAGAATTGATGCTTCATCAAAATTCTCTGAAAATAATAAAAGTGGCTTATTTCCTGCAGTTGCTTTAGCATGGGCTGTTTCAGAAGAGAGTTTCTTGAAATCATCTGATAAGGTAAACAACTTAAAGTTAAGAGCCTCTTATGGTAAAACAGGTAATAATGCAATTGCCGCTTATCAATCAATGGGTTTAATGGAGCCTGTTCGTTATAATTTTGATGGGTCTGTAGCGGTAGGTTATGTTGAGTCAAACTTAAATAACAGTGATCTTACTTGGGAAACTACAGACCAAGCAAATGTGGGTTTTGATTTATCAATGTTTAATAGTCGTTTATATGTAACTGTTGATGCATACTATAAACTAACACATGATTTACTTCAAAATGTAAATTTACCTGTATCCAATGGTTATATAAGTAAAGTTGACAATTTTGGTGAGGTCGAAAATAAAGGAGTTGAACTTACTGTTGGTTATGATGTGATTTCTAAAAAGGATTTTAAATGGAATTTAACAGGTACTTTTGGGGTAAATAGAAACAAACTTGTATCATTAAATAACAATATAGAGTATCAGTTAGGTCCTAAAGTTGGTCCAGATAAAGTGTACCCAAGTATGTTTATGGAAGGTAAACCACTAGGTATTTTCTGGGGAGCTGAAACAAATGGCATATATTCTGATTGGGCACAAGTTGAACAAGATAAAATGCCGTCTGCATATCCTGGAGAAATTAGATACGTTAATCATGATGCAGTTTATGATGATGCAGGTAATTTAGCAGACAACCAACAAATCAACTTTGATGATTATGTACAGATTGGGGACCCAAACCCAGATTTTAATTACTCATTAAACAGTTCTATGAACTATAAAAACTGGGATTTCAGTTTCTTAATTACAGGGCAGCAAGGTGGTGATATCTTGTGGGTAGAGTCATGGTCATTAGATAATATGGGTAAACAATTTAATGCAAGAACAGAAGCATTTAATAATGCATGGAAAGCACCAATTTCTATTGATGCAGAAGGAAATCCATCGTATACACCATCAATAGGTAATACAACAAATGCAGGTTACCCTGCACCAGTAAGAGTTTCTGGACAAAGAGCAATTGCTTCTGATAGACAAGTTTATGATGGTTCTTACATTAAATTGAAAAGTATGAACATAGGGTACACTTTGCCTATTCAAGGTAAAAAACGCTCAATTCGTTTTTATGCAGCGGGTAATAACTTATTTACAATTACAGATTATCCAGGTTTTGATCCTGAAGTTCAAACTTACAATCAGAATCCTCAAAGGAGAGGGATTGATTTTGGTTCATACCCAGGTACACGATCTTATATATTCGGTTTAAAATTCAATTACTAA
- a CDS encoding T9SS type A sorting domain-containing protein, whose amino-acid sequence MKVIIKLFITFSVLLISGCTPLVANENYKEVVAISGGNWEDPTIWSSQNVPTEANNVIIPNGIKVFIGEESETLLLGNNLTVEQGAILMLGFNGEGNRSVEINGSLVCDGTISSGRGTGSDITTGAYYSSNRSFVFNLNNEATKVSGKGYFHVKGLVFNNQYSDIKSVTVDHYNIIVDGDFTVESTSKVTIDIDHFTYLNIKGSFATTGNNVDYLKNDSWSVVNVGGIVVTDNVNLYGRNELNQSRLTILSEGSLYTQKVNNNLKASNSEQGFRLKLKEDALFRCGEFAPSPDSLASADRNLNLENSGEIRLHFSKTNESVEEILKIVEEKKPENNPEAYKLKDVIGASHIKGWYYFTDKPFLIEGIDAFKEMGSSVFKTSLSGEWGKIQTQYPYNSEWPNYSSMLGVAKNPMMDTLFSTEYIKTHAMWVNNNTKSYYKEGPDKNHDTFLYEEEQIYNLAVHFFKTYGDKDKRFILQNWEGDWMLRGSKIKWEKDDPIPTDVDWRVEGMARMFRAMMRGLERARAEYPLAKAQILLGVEFNKLFYKPTGGSEHITMMDSGIPCVLADVITKCRLDLSSWSSYDGNWSYDDTPFPYAYWTGIRIAEYFTTNTSQITDGVPVQIGEYGKNENPLFIVPKGEMNPMDEVIEDIEERYSKICGTLSALGVQYFYMWNLYGSGEQDIDLDTDDADTYTEEFLYQVLDGKWVIEPDGSWGIAAEYLIKIFNGEVNPPTSIDRDNTFANSIVIYPNPAQNELTIKANSPISSVTIYSIEGREIRTTNTISNSKIDVSELRRGYYFMKASSNNNIAIIKFFKK is encoded by the coding sequence ATGAAAGTGATTATTAAATTATTTATAACTTTTAGTGTTCTCCTTATTAGCGGATGTACTCCGTTAGTAGCTAATGAAAACTACAAAGAAGTTGTTGCAATCTCTGGAGGAAACTGGGAAGACCCAACAATTTGGTCTTCTCAAAATGTCCCTACTGAGGCAAATAATGTTATTATTCCAAATGGTATAAAAGTATTTATTGGAGAAGAAAGTGAAACATTATTATTAGGCAATAACTTAACTGTAGAGCAAGGAGCAATTCTAATGTTGGGTTTTAATGGAGAAGGTAACCGATCTGTTGAAATTAATGGCTCTTTAGTGTGCGATGGTACAATTTCTTCTGGAAGAGGAACAGGTAGCGATATTACAACAGGAGCATACTATTCTTCTAATCGTAGTTTTGTTTTTAACTTAAACAATGAAGCTACAAAGGTTTCTGGGAAAGGTTATTTTCATGTAAAAGGATTGGTTTTTAATAATCAATATTCTGATATAAAATCAGTTACAGTAGACCATTATAATATTATTGTAGACGGAGATTTTACTGTAGAGTCTACTTCTAAAGTAACAATTGATATAGATCATTTTACCTATTTAAATATCAAAGGTAGTTTTGCTACTACTGGTAACAACGTAGATTATCTTAAAAATGACAGTTGGTCTGTTGTTAATGTAGGTGGTATAGTCGTTACCGATAATGTAAATTTATATGGTAGAAATGAGTTAAATCAATCGAGATTAACAATTCTATCAGAGGGTAGTTTATATACTCAAAAGGTCAATAATAATCTTAAAGCATCAAATTCTGAACAAGGTTTTCGTTTAAAATTAAAAGAAGATGCGTTATTCAGATGTGGCGAATTTGCTCCTAGTCCAGATTCTCTAGCAAGTGCAGATAGGAATTTGAACTTAGAGAATAGTGGTGAAATAAGACTACACTTTTCCAAAACAAATGAGTCTGTAGAAGAAATACTTAAGATAGTAGAAGAAAAAAAGCCGGAGAATAATCCAGAAGCATATAAACTCAAAGATGTTATCGGGGCTTCACATATAAAAGGGTGGTATTATTTTACAGATAAACCATTTTTGATAGAAGGTATTGATGCTTTTAAAGAAATGGGCTCTTCTGTATTTAAAACTTCTTTATCTGGTGAATGGGGTAAAATTCAAACACAGTATCCTTATAATTCTGAATGGCCAAATTATTCATCTATGCTGGGAGTTGCTAAAAACCCTATGATGGATACGTTATTTTCTACTGAGTATATTAAAACACATGCTATGTGGGTTAATAATAATACAAAAAGCTATTACAAAGAAGGGCCTGATAAGAACCACGATACTTTTTTATACGAAGAAGAACAAATTTATAACTTAGCAGTTCATTTCTTTAAGACTTATGGCGATAAGGATAAGCGTTTTATCCTTCAAAACTGGGAAGGAGATTGGATGCTTAGAGGATCGAAGATAAAGTGGGAAAAAGATGATCCAATACCTACAGACGTAGATTGGAGAGTGGAAGGAATGGCACGTATGTTTAGAGCAATGATGCGTGGTTTAGAAAGAGCAAGAGCGGAGTATCCTTTAGCAAAAGCACAAATACTTTTAGGTGTAGAATTTAATAAGCTTTTTTATAAGCCCACTGGAGGTAGCGAACATATTACTATGATGGATAGTGGTATTCCATGTGTTTTAGCAGATGTTATTACAAAATGCCGTCTCGATTTATCTTCTTGGTCATCTTATGATGGTAATTGGAGTTATGATGATACACCATTTCCGTATGCGTATTGGACAGGAATAAGAATTGCTGAATATTTTACAACAAATACGAGTCAGATTACAGATGGTGTTCCTGTGCAAATTGGTGAATATGGTAAAAATGAAAACCCTTTATTTATCGTACCAAAAGGGGAAATGAACCCAATGGATGAAGTAATTGAAGATATAGAAGAGCGTTATAGTAAAATTTGTGGTACTCTTTCTGCTCTAGGTGTTCAATATTTTTATATGTGGAATTTGTATGGAAGTGGTGAACAAGATATTGACTTAGATACAGATGATGCTGATACGTATACAGAAGAATTCTTATACCAAGTTTTAGATGGTAAATGGGTAATAGAACCTGATGGATCTTGGGGAATTGCGGCAGAATATTTAATCAAAATATTTAATGGGGAGGTGAATCCTCCAACAAGCATAGATAGGGACAATACTTTTGCAAATAGCATCGTTATATATCCGAATCCAGCACAAAATGAATTAACAATTAAAGCAAATAGTCCTATTTCATCTGTTACTATATATAGTATAGAAGGAAGGGAAATTAGAACAACAAATACTATTAGTAATAGCAAAATCGATGTTTCTGAACTAAGGCGAGGGTACTATTTTATGAAAGCTTCTTCGAATAACAACATTGCTATTATTAAATTTTTTAAGAAATAA
- a CDS encoding RagB/SusD family nutrient uptake outer membrane protein has translation MKKYIIISLVFLGISSSCTFLAEDPKVQITTEEFYKTENDALVALSGAYGQMKSGYGYYRQTFITNLFASSDQGTGSYKHAEYFTGTLSATNATLTDTWNQIYISIRDVNNVIAKVPAIDMDEEYKARLIGEARFLRGLHYLNLVRAWGEVPLRLTPAKEGEDEVGLPVSGIDVIYNSIIADLKYASDNCWGLEESRNGQTNAIGRVTNTAARALLAKTYLHIASATRNALIGNEGCKPYEVFAGKYQAYYDSAKVYCDIVIEDDTYALVDNLTNWENLFHASNGNNREFLFDIQNAPISGQGSSVTNLFTPQGAGLSAGNWGGTNDFKSGFTGNNIDVSDTRYDKAIIHEYTTSTFHYAVNTNKTAYIAYDLETNEQQAIVYRVFTSKYIDKEATSDATAQQNWHVIRLADVFLMRAEAVAEIYKNPALANDDINTLRERVDMDHLFDGAGMSMSDFRKFLIRERGVELMGEGHRWFDLTRMGMLEELVKTAFDPSNTGKVEGIRGPEDYVWPIPYSEVASNENID, from the coding sequence ATGAAAAAATATATAATCATCAGTTTAGTATTTTTAGGAATATCATCTTCTTGTACTTTTCTAGCAGAAGATCCAAAAGTACAAATAACTACAGAAGAATTTTATAAAACAGAAAATGATGCGTTAGTTGCTTTATCTGGAGCTTATGGTCAGATGAAAAGTGGTTACGGTTATTACCGTCAAACTTTTATCACAAACCTATTTGCATCGTCAGATCAAGGAACGGGAAGTTATAAACATGCTGAATATTTTACGGGAACTTTATCAGCAACAAATGCTACTTTAACAGATACTTGGAATCAAATATACATTAGTATTCGTGATGTGAATAATGTTATCGCTAAAGTACCAGCAATTGATATGGACGAAGAATATAAAGCTAGATTAATTGGAGAAGCACGTTTTTTAAGAGGGTTACATTACCTAAACCTTGTTAGAGCTTGGGGAGAAGTACCGTTAAGGTTAACCCCTGCAAAAGAAGGAGAAGATGAAGTAGGTTTACCTGTATCAGGAATAGATGTTATTTATAATAGTATAATTGCAGATTTAAAATACGCATCAGATAATTGTTGGGGACTGGAAGAGTCTAGAAATGGACAGACAAATGCTATTGGACGTGTAACAAATACTGCTGCTAGGGCTTTATTGGCAAAAACATATCTGCATATAGCATCTGCAACAAGAAATGCCTTAATTGGTAACGAAGGATGTAAACCTTACGAAGTATTTGCTGGAAAATACCAGGCTTATTACGATTCTGCCAAAGTGTATTGTGATATTGTAATTGAAGATGATACTTATGCGTTGGTTGATAATTTAACAAATTGGGAAAACTTATTCCATGCATCAAATGGTAACAATAGAGAGTTTTTATTTGATATTCAAAATGCACCAATTTCAGGGCAGGGATCTTCAGTAACTAACCTTTTTACACCTCAAGGAGCTGGATTAAGTGCAGGTAATTGGGGAGGCACAAACGATTTTAAATCAGGTTTTACAGGAAATAATATTGATGTTTCTGATACCAGATATGATAAAGCAATTATTCATGAGTATACGACATCAACTTTCCATTATGCTGTAAATACAAATAAAACAGCCTACATCGCTTATGATTTAGAAACAAATGAGCAACAGGCAATTGTATATAGAGTATTTACATCTAAATATATTGATAAAGAAGCAACTTCTGACGCCACAGCACAGCAAAATTGGCATGTAATAAGATTAGCAGATGTCTTTTTAATGAGAGCGGAAGCTGTAGCAGAAATTTATAAGAACCCTGCATTAGCAAACGATGATATCAATACTTTACGAGAAAGGGTAGATATGGATCATTTATTTGATGGAGCAGGAATGTCTATGAGTGATTTTAGAAAATTCTTAATTAGAGAAAGAGGAGTAGAACTTATGGGTGAAGGACACCGATGGTTTGATCTTACTAGAATGGGGATGCTAGAAGAATTAGTGAAAACAGCATTTGATCCATCGAATACAGGAAAAGTAGAAGGCATTAGAGGTCCTGAAGATTATGTATGGCCTATTCCTTATTCTGAGGTAGCTTCTAACGAAAATATAGACTAA